A region from the Muribaculum gordoncarteri genome encodes:
- the rhuM gene encoding virulence RhuM family protein: MDNGQIILFQTQGGETKIEVRLSNETVWLTADQMAELFQRDRSTIQRHIKRIYDEGELTADSTCAFFAQVQTEGKRQVERKIPIYNLDMIISVGYRVNSHRGVQFRQWATQVLKEYMIKGFALNDDLLKNAGQGNYFDELLARIRDIRSSEKVFYRKVLEIYALSIDYDPRTAITQQFFKTVQNKMHFAAHGHTAAEVIYDRANAEKDFMGLTTWRGAMPTKHEAEIAKNYLAEEEVDMLNRIVNLYLDFAELQAKSHVPMYMKDWIQKLDDFLKLSGKELLNHAGCVSAEVAKLKANEEYDKFRERTQYQLSPVEIHFLEAFEAEQKRLRSKK; the protein is encoded by the coding sequence ATGGATAACGGACAGATAATATTATTCCAGACGCAGGGCGGAGAGACGAAGATTGAGGTTCGGCTCTCAAATGAGACTGTGTGGCTCACTGCAGACCAGATGGCGGAGTTGTTTCAGCGCGACCGCTCAACTATACAACGTCATATCAAAAGAATCTACGATGAAGGTGAGTTAACCGCCGATTCAACTTGTGCATTTTTTGCACAAGTTCAAACGGAAGGGAAACGGCAGGTTGAGCGTAAGATTCCCATTTATAATCTTGACATGATTATCAGCGTGGGTTATCGTGTCAACTCTCATCGTGGTGTGCAGTTCCGGCAGTGGGCTACTCAGGTGCTGAAGGAATATATGATAAAGGGGTTTGCGCTGAATGATGACCTGCTGAAAAATGCCGGACAAGGAAATTATTTTGATGAGCTGCTGGCGAGAATCCGAGATATACGCAGCTCTGAAAAGGTGTTCTATCGCAAGGTACTTGAAATTTACGCCCTCAGCATCGACTATGACCCTCGCACCGCCATCACCCAACAGTTCTTCAAGACTGTTCAGAACAAAATGCACTTTGCCGCACACGGACATACTGCCGCAGAGGTTATCTATGACCGTGCCAATGCCGAAAAGGATTTCATGGGTTTGACAACATGGCGAGGTGCCATGCCTACCAAACATGAGGCTGAGATTGCGAAGAATTATCTCGCAGAAGAGGAGGTAGATATGCTGAACCGAATCGTCAACCTATATCTTGACTTTGCCGAACTTCAGGCCAAGAGCCATGTGCCGATGTATATGAAAGACTGGATTCAGAAGCTCGACGATTTCCTGAAGCTGTCGGGTAAGGAATTACTGAACCATGCCGGATGCGTCTCGGCCGAAGTTGCCAAGCTGAAAGCCAATGAGGAATACGACAAATTCCGTGAGCGTACCCAGTATCAACTATCCCCGGTCGAAATCCACTTCCTCGAAGCCTTTGAAGCCGAACAAAAGCGACTCCGCTCCAAGAAATAA
- the fic gene encoding protein adenylyltransferase Fic, producing MSKKSIRFFNDREVRAVWDDENNCWWFSATDVVRAINNEPDYTKAGNYWRWLKRKLKQEGVQLVSPTHGFKFEAPDGKQRIADVLNSDGVILLAKHYPNNRASGFLDWFTYSDNTIDGQSRKKAYTLFESGLLNSLEPGSMKCLQQIHAYLFGGLYEFAGQIRNKNISKGGFTFANCLHFPTIIPTIEGMPETTLDEIADKYVEMNVVHPFMEGNGRSTRIWLDLMLRRSLKRCVDWSRIDKNEYLTAMRESVVDSTHIKTLLEGALTDKINDREMFMKGIDYSYYYEEE from the coding sequence ATGAGTAAGAAGTCGATACGATTTTTCAATGATCGCGAGGTGAGGGCGGTTTGGGATGACGAGAATAACTGCTGGTGGTTCTCGGCTACGGATGTGGTGCGCGCTATCAATAATGAGCCGGACTATACAAAGGCCGGCAACTATTGGCGTTGGCTTAAACGTAAGCTGAAACAGGAAGGTGTTCAACTCGTGAGTCCCACTCACGGGTTCAAATTCGAGGCCCCGGATGGCAAACAGCGTATTGCTGATGTTCTGAATAGCGATGGCGTTATCCTTCTTGCCAAGCATTATCCCAATAACCGGGCGAGCGGGTTTCTCGACTGGTTTACCTATAGTGATAATACCATTGACGGTCAGAGCCGAAAGAAAGCATACACTTTGTTTGAAAGCGGACTGCTGAACTCTCTTGAACCGGGCAGTATGAAATGCCTGCAACAGATTCATGCCTACTTGTTCGGCGGCCTATATGAGTTTGCCGGACAAATCAGGAACAAGAATATATCAAAGGGAGGTTTCACTTTTGCGAATTGCCTCCATTTTCCGACCATCATACCGACCATTGAGGGAATGCCGGAAACGACGCTTGACGAAATTGCCGACAAGTATGTGGAGATGAACGTGGTACATCCGTTTATGGAGGGCAACGGGCGCAGCACACGCATCTGGCTCGACCTGATGCTCCGCCGCTCGCTCAAACGCTGCGTGGACTGGAGCCGGATTGATAAGAACGAATATCTGACAGCGATGCGAGAGAGCGTTGTCGACTCCACACATATAAAAACGCTGCTCGAAGGAGCCTTGACCGACAAAATCAACGACCGCGAAATGTTCATGAAAGGCATCGACTACTCTTACTATTACGAAGAAGAGTGA
- a CDS encoding sodium ion-translocating decarboxylase subunit beta codes for MTFHEFMAINFHQFWELTGFANATWQHLVMLVVGLFFIWLAIKKNFEPMLLVPIGFGILIGNIPFNAEAGLEIGIYEEGSVLNILYNGVSAGWYPPLIFLGIGAMTDFSALIANPKLMLVGAAAQFGIFGAYMVALALGFAPDQAGAIAIIGGADGPTAIFLSSKLAPNLMGAIAVSAYSYMALVPLIQPPIMRLLTTKHERLIKMKPARAVSQNEKIIFPIVGLLLTCFVVPSGIPLLGMLFFGNLLRECGVTNRLAKTASNALTDIVTILLGMTVGASTQASEFLTLDTIFIFALGFMAFIIASASGVLFVKLFNLVLPKGKKLNPLIGNAGVSAVPMSARISNNLGLEYDPSNYLLMHAMGPNVAGVIGSAVAAGVLLGFLA; via the coding sequence ATGACTTTCCACGAATTCATGGCTATCAACTTCCATCAGTTCTGGGAGCTGACAGGCTTCGCCAATGCCACCTGGCAACACCTGGTGATGCTTGTCGTGGGTCTGTTCTTCATCTGGCTTGCCATCAAGAAGAACTTCGAGCCCATGCTTCTGGTGCCCATCGGATTTGGTATACTTATAGGTAATATCCCCTTCAACGCCGAAGCCGGACTTGAAATCGGCATCTACGAAGAAGGCTCAGTGCTCAACATCCTTTACAACGGCGTAAGCGCCGGATGGTATCCCCCGCTAATCTTCCTCGGAATCGGTGCGATGACCGACTTCTCGGCCCTCATCGCCAATCCTAAGCTCATGCTCGTAGGCGCAGCCGCACAGTTTGGTATCTTCGGAGCCTACATGGTGGCTCTCGCATTGGGATTCGCCCCCGACCAGGCAGGTGCAATCGCAATCATCGGAGGTGCCGACGGCCCCACCGCCATATTCCTTTCATCAAAGCTCGCCCCCAACTTGATGGGTGCAATCGCAGTATCGGCCTACTCCTACATGGCCTTGGTACCGCTCATCCAGCCGCCAATCATGCGACTGCTCACAACCAAGCACGAGCGATTGATAAAGATGAAGCCCGCACGCGCCGTGTCGCAGAACGAGAAGATCATCTTCCCCATCGTAGGACTTCTGCTCACCTGCTTCGTAGTGCCTTCGGGTATTCCGTTGCTCGGTATGCTCTTCTTCGGTAACCTGCTCCGTGAGTGCGGTGTCACCAACCGTCTTGCCAAGACAGCAAGCAACGCCCTCACCGACATCGTTACAATACTTCTCGGTATGACCGTAGGTGCATCGACCCAGGCGTCGGAATTCCTCACACTCGACACAATCTTCATCTTTGCACTTGGATTCATGGCATTCATCATTGCATCGGCATCGGGCGTACTGTTCGTAAAGCTGTTCAATCTTGTATTGCCCAAGGGCAAGAAGCTCAACCCGCTTATCGGTAACGCCGGCGTATCGGCAGTTCCGATGTCGGCCCGAATCTCCAACAACCTTGGTCTTGAATATGACCCCAGCAACTACCTGCTCATGCACGCCATGGGCCCCAACGTTGCAGGTGTTATCGGTTCGGCCGTGGCAGCAGGTGTGCTCCTCGGATTCCTTGCATAA
- a CDS encoding acetyl-CoA carboxylase biotin carboxyl carrier protein, producing MKEYKYKINGNTYNVGIGDIVDNVAEVLVNGMPYKVELEKKQGPVSIVSAPRPSAAPRTATGEKVVSKPNVSAGGFQIKAPLPGTILSINVKVGDTVSASDTVLMLEAMKMENAIHAGRDGKVASVNVSAGDSVLEGAVLITLD from the coding sequence ATGAAAGAATATAAATATAAAATCAACGGTAACACTTACAACGTGGGGATTGGCGACATCGTCGACAACGTGGCCGAGGTTCTCGTAAACGGAATGCCCTACAAAGTAGAGCTTGAAAAGAAGCAGGGCCCCGTAAGCATCGTATCGGCTCCGCGTCCCTCGGCTGCCCCGCGCACAGCTACAGGCGAAAAGGTAGTAAGCAAGCCCAATGTAAGCGCCGGAGGCTTCCAGATAAAAGCTCCCCTGCCCGGAACCATCCTGTCGATCAACGTAAAGGTGGGCGACACCGTTTCGGCATCCGACACAGTGCTCATGCTTGAGGCCATGAAGATGGAAAACGCCATCCATGCAGGCCGCGACGGAAAGGTGGCATCGGTCAATGTAAGCGCCGGCGACTCAGTGCTTGAAGGAGCCGTGCTCATCACTCTGGATTAA
- a CDS encoding OadG family transporter subunit: MKKRILLLLVAVITLSAASYAQGRRGLRINEVMVQNDSNYVDDYGLHHAWIELFNSTYAPMEISSVYLTNNPDKPKMYPVPLGDVNTEIPPRQHVVFWADGEPNKGTFHLSFELEPGQDNWIGIYDANGVTLIDSITIPASLEANTTYARKVDGAGSGAEAWEVRDGSDLLYITPSSNNIIIDTNSKVEMFAETDGHGFGLSIMAMCIVFSALLLLSLCFYGISRIGARISQTNKARSQGLETKALAKEERPAHDSGEEIAAIVMALHEHLNTHDKESTILTINKVRKSYSPWSSKIYGLREIPRR; this comes from the coding sequence ATGAAAAAGAGAATATTATTATTGCTCGTTGCAGTCATCACCCTGAGTGCCGCATCCTACGCCCAAGGGCGACGCGGATTGCGCATCAACGAGGTGATGGTGCAGAACGACAGCAACTATGTCGACGACTACGGCCTTCACCATGCATGGATAGAGCTGTTTAACTCGACTTATGCACCGATGGAGATATCGAGTGTGTATCTTACCAACAATCCCGACAAGCCCAAGATGTACCCCGTGCCCCTGGGCGATGTCAACACCGAGATACCTCCCCGCCAGCATGTAGTGTTCTGGGCCGACGGAGAGCCCAACAAGGGCACCTTCCACCTCAGCTTCGAGCTTGAGCCCGGACAGGACAACTGGATAGGTATATACGACGCCAACGGAGTGACACTCATCGACTCGATAACCATCCCCGCCTCACTTGAAGCCAACACAACCTACGCCCGCAAAGTCGACGGCGCAGGCAGTGGCGCCGAGGCATGGGAAGTGCGCGACGGCAGCGACCTGCTCTACATAACCCCGAGCAGCAACAACATCATCATCGACACCAACTCAAAGGTGGAAATGTTTGCCGAAACCGACGGACACGGATTCGGACTGTCGATCATGGCGATGTGCATCGTGTTCAGCGCCCTGTTGCTCCTTAGCCTCTGCTTCTACGGCATAAGCCGCATAGGAGCACGTATATCGCAGACCAACAAGGCACGTTCGCAAGGACTCGAAACCAAGGCTCTGGCCAAGGAAGAGCGTCCGGCCCACGACTCGGGCGAGGAAATCGCCGCAATCGTAATGGCACTGCACGAACACCTCAACACCCACGACAAGGAAAGCACAATCCTCACCATAAACAAGGTGAGAAAGAGCTACTCGCCGTGGAGCTCCAAGATCTACGGACTCCGCGAGATTCCCCGTCGTTAA
- a CDS encoding acyl-CoA carboxylase subunit beta, whose amino-acid sequence MSNQLEKVQELIALRNEARLGGGEKAIQKQHDKGKYTARERIAQLLDEGSFEELDMFVRHRCTNFGQEKKSYLGDGVVTGYGTIDGRLVYVFAQDFTVFGGSLSETMALKICKIMDMAMKMGAPVIGLNDSGGARIQEGINALAGYAEIFQRNIMASGVIPQISGILGPCAGGAVYSPALTDFTIMTKGISYMFLTGPKVVKTVTGEDVTQEALGGANVHACKSGVAHFAAEDGEEALKIIRKLFSFIPQNNLEEPPLVECTDPIDRLEDSLNDIIPDSATKPYDMYEVIGAIIDNGEFLEIQRDYAKNIIVGFARMNGQSVGIVANQPKYLAGVLDSNASRKGARFVRFCDAFNIPLVTLVDVPGFLPGTGQEYNGVILHGAKLLYAYGEATVPKVTVTLRKSYGGSHIVMSCKQLRGDMNYAWPTAEIAVMGGAGAVEVLYAREAKESDDPAKVLAEKEAEYNKLFCNPYNAAKYGYIDDVIEPRNTRFRVIRALQQLATKKVTNPAKKHGNIPL is encoded by the coding sequence ATGAGCAATCAACTCGAAAAAGTTCAGGAGCTAATTGCATTACGCAACGAAGCTCGTTTAGGTGGCGGCGAAAAAGCCATCCAGAAACAACACGATAAAGGTAAGTACACGGCACGTGAACGCATTGCCCAGCTGCTCGACGAAGGTTCGTTTGAGGAACTCGATATGTTTGTTCGCCATCGTTGCACCAACTTCGGCCAGGAGAAGAAAAGCTACCTCGGCGACGGCGTGGTGACAGGTTACGGAACAATCGACGGCCGTCTTGTGTACGTATTTGCACAGGACTTCACCGTATTCGGCGGCTCACTCTCGGAAACCATGGCCTTGAAGATATGCAAGATCATGGACATGGCCATGAAGATGGGCGCTCCCGTCATCGGTCTTAACGACTCTGGAGGTGCACGTATCCAGGAAGGCATCAACGCGCTTGCCGGATATGCCGAAATTTTCCAGCGCAACATCATGGCATCGGGTGTAATACCTCAGATTTCAGGTATTCTCGGTCCCTGCGCCGGCGGTGCAGTTTACTCTCCAGCCCTCACCGACTTCACCATCATGACCAAGGGCATCTCCTACATGTTCCTCACCGGTCCCAAGGTAGTGAAGACCGTTACCGGCGAAGATGTAACTCAGGAAGCTCTCGGCGGCGCCAATGTTCACGCCTGCAAGAGCGGTGTTGCACACTTTGCAGCCGAAGACGGCGAAGAGGCTCTCAAAATCATCCGCAAGCTCTTCAGCTTCATCCCGCAGAACAACCTTGAAGAGCCCCCGTTGGTTGAGTGCACCGATCCCATCGACCGTCTTGAGGATTCACTCAACGACATAATCCCCGACAGTGCAACCAAGCCCTACGACATGTATGAGGTAATCGGCGCAATCATCGACAACGGCGAATTCCTCGAAATCCAGCGCGACTACGCCAAGAACATCATCGTAGGTTTTGCCCGCATGAACGGCCAGTCGGTAGGTATCGTAGCCAACCAGCCCAAATATCTCGCCGGCGTGCTTGACAGCAACGCCTCACGCAAGGGCGCACGCTTCGTTCGCTTCTGCGACGCATTCAACATTCCGTTGGTAACACTCGTCGATGTTCCCGGATTCCTTCCCGGTACAGGCCAGGAGTACAACGGCGTAATCCTGCATGGAGCCAAGCTTCTCTACGCTTACGGCGAAGCCACAGTGCCCAAGGTAACCGTGACACTGCGCAAGAGCTACGGAGGAAGCCACATCGTGATGAGCTGTAAGCAGCTCCGCGGCGACATGAACTACGCATGGCCTACCGCCGAAATCGCCGTTATGGGCGGTGCAGGTGCAGTAGAGGTGCTCTATGCCCGTGAAGCCAAGGAATCGGACGATCCCGCAAAGGTTCTCGCCGAGAAGGAAGCCGAATACAACAAGCTCTTCTGCAACCCCTACAATGCAGCAAAGTACGGCTACATCGACGATGTAATCGAACCCCGCAACACTCGTTTCCGCGTAATCCGCGCTCTTCAGCAGCTCGCCACCAAGAAAGTGACCAACCCCGCCAAGAAGCACGGCAATATTCCTCTATAA
- the mce gene encoding methylmalonyl-CoA epimerase — translation MNISHIEHVGIAVPSLDEAIPFYENILGLKCFAIEEVADQKVRTAFFKVGQTKIELLEGTSDDSAISKFIANNGGRGGIQHIAFAMEDGVANALAEAEEKGCRLIDKAPRKGAEGLNIAFLHPKSTCGALIELCEDPNK, via the coding sequence ATGAACATTTCTCACATCGAACACGTGGGCATAGCCGTTCCCAGCTTGGACGAAGCTATACCTTTCTACGAGAACATTCTTGGCCTTAAATGCTTTGCCATTGAGGAAGTTGCCGACCAGAAAGTGCGTACAGCCTTCTTCAAAGTAGGACAAACCAAAATCGAGCTTCTTGAAGGCACAAGCGACGACAGTGCAATATCCAAGTTCATCGCCAACAACGGCGGTCGCGGCGGCATCCAGCACATAGCATTCGCTATGGAGGACGGTGTAGCCAACGCTCTTGCCGAAGCTGAGGAAAAAGGCTGCCGCCTTATCGACAAGGCTCCCCGCAAGGGTGCCGAAGGCCTCAACATCGCATTCCTCCACCCGAAGTCGACCTGCGGTGCGCTCATCGAGCTTTGCGAAGACCCCAACAAATAA
- a CDS encoding IS1634 family transposase, with amino-acid sequence MKLKITKTKKTSILYVQKAYRDKNGKSTSRIHERLGTLEEVRQRCGDRDPVEWAREYIARLTAQEKEGRQVIISRLSPTKLIEKGEAQSCESGYLFLKRLYHKVGMDRICEAISRKHKFDFDFNKVLELMVYERLLRPASKLGNYRRSGSYIEPFDIEKQHIYRSLDILDRHGEYIQKRLFLNSSKVVERDTTVMYYDCTNYFFERESADPDYVTDKKGNVHERIRKYGVSKEHRPNPIVQMGMFIDNSGMPVAMCINPGNANEQTTLIPTEKIIVEKMGVSKIVVCTDGGLGSLTVAFS; translated from the coding sequence ATGAAGCTGAAAATAACCAAGACAAAAAAGACTTCCATCCTTTATGTACAGAAGGCATACAGGGACAAGAACGGCAAAAGTACCTCAAGAATCCATGAGCGCCTTGGAACGCTTGAGGAAGTTCGTCAGAGATGCGGAGACAGAGATCCTGTTGAATGGGCCAGGGAATATATCGCCAGGCTTACGGCACAGGAGAAGGAGGGCCGGCAGGTGATAATATCACGTCTGTCGCCCACAAAGCTTATTGAAAAAGGCGAGGCTCAGAGTTGCGAGAGCGGATATCTGTTTCTTAAACGGCTGTACCATAAGGTCGGGATGGACAGGATATGCGAGGCAATCTCACGTAAACATAAGTTCGACTTCGATTTCAACAAAGTTCTGGAGCTGATGGTCTACGAACGGCTTTTGAGACCGGCTTCAAAACTAGGTAATTATCGCAGGAGCGGAAGCTATATCGAGCCTTTTGATATAGAAAAACAGCATATCTACAGGAGTCTGGATATCCTGGACAGACACGGTGAATACATCCAGAAGAGACTTTTCCTTAATTCGTCAAAGGTTGTCGAACGGGATACGACCGTCATGTACTATGACTGCACCAACTATTTTTTCGAGAGAGAATCTGCCGATCCGGACTATGTGACAGACAAAAAAGGGAACGTTCATGAACGTATACGCAAGTACGGAGTCTCCAAGGAACATCGACCGAACCCCATCGTACAGATGGGTATGTTCATCGACAACTCCGGCATGCCGGTTGCGATGTGCATCAATCCCGGCAATGCCAACGAACAGACTACCTTGATTCCAACTGAAAAGATTATAGTTGAGAAGATGGGGGTCAGCAAGATTGTAGTCTGTACAGACGGAGGTCTCGGTAGTTTGACAGTTGCATTTTCATGA
- a CDS encoding IS1634 family transposase, with product MKLKITKTKKTSILYVQKAYRDKNGKSTSRIHERLGTLEEVRQRCGDRDPVEWARGYIARLTAQEKEGRQVIISRLSPTKLIEKGEAQSCESGYLFLKRLYHKVGMDRICEAISRKHKFDFDFNKVLELMVYERLLRPASKLGNYRRSGSYIEPFDIEKQHIYRSLDILDRHGEYIQKRLFLNSSKVVERDTTVMYYDCTNYFFERESADPDYVTDKKGNVHERIRKYGVSKEHRPNPIVQMGMFIDNSGMPVAMCINPGNANEQTTLIPTEKIIVEKMGVSKIVVCTDGGLSSEGNRSYNSTAERSFITVQSIKKLEDNLRDWCLEPTGWKLVKSDTVQKDKRYRDADEDELEFDLTDADTARYYGDRTFYRERWIVNEKTKFSQRLIVTFSYKYRDYLRFLRQREIDKADSNARGNRTLTKSYKSPDRFLSETYATEDGEVAVFRTVSLNLDAISEEEKYDGFYAICTDLSDNVTKIIELNHNRWESEDAFRVIKTDFKGRPVFVWTAEHIRAHFIVCFITLLLFRIMEKELNYKYTSSAIIEKLRSMTMNIVKGEGYKPNFTRDDLTDDLHAKAGFRLDTEIVTRQKIKQIIANIKKG from the coding sequence ATGAAGCTGAAAATAACCAAGACAAAAAAGACTTCCATCCTTTATGTACAGAAGGCATACAGGGACAAGAACGGCAAAAGTACCTCAAGAATCCATGAGCGCCTTGGAACGCTTGAGGAAGTTCGTCAGAGATGCGGAGACAGAGATCCTGTTGAATGGGCCAGGGGATATATCGCCAGGCTTACGGCACAGGAGAAGGAGGGCCGGCAGGTGATAATATCACGTCTGTCGCCCACAAAGCTTATTGAAAAAGGCGAGGCTCAGAGTTGCGAGAGCGGATATCTGTTTCTTAAACGGCTGTACCATAAGGTCGGGATGGACAGGATATGCGAGGCAATCTCACGTAAACATAAGTTCGACTTCGATTTCAACAAAGTTCTGGAGCTGATGGTCTACGAACGGCTTTTGAGACCGGCTTCAAAACTAGGTAATTATCGCAGGAGCGGAAGCTATATCGAGCCTTTTGATATAGAAAAACAGCATATCTACAGGAGTCTGGATATCCTGGACAGACACGGTGAATACATCCAGAAGAGACTTTTCCTTAATTCGTCAAAGGTTGTCGAACGGGATACGACCGTCATGTACTATGACTGCACCAACTATTTTTTCGAGAGAGAATCTGCCGATCCGGACTATGTGACAGACAAAAAAGGGAACGTTCATGAACGTATACGCAAGTACGGAGTCTCCAAGGAACATCGACCGAACCCCATCGTACAGATGGGTATGTTCATCGACAACTCCGGCATGCCGGTTGCGATGTGCATCAATCCCGGCAATGCCAACGAACAGACTACCTTGATTCCAACTGAAAAGATTATAGTTGAGAAGATGGGGGTCAGCAAGATTGTAGTCTGTACAGACGGAGGTCTCTCTTCTGAAGGCAACCGGTCATATAACTCCACAGCAGAAAGATCATTCATAACGGTGCAGTCAATAAAGAAACTGGAGGATAATCTCAGGGACTGGTGTCTGGAACCGACAGGATGGAAACTTGTAAAGTCCGACACGGTACAAAAAGACAAGCGGTACCGGGATGCAGACGAGGATGAACTGGAGTTTGACCTGACTGATGCCGATACTGCCCGTTATTACGGAGACCGCACTTTTTATCGCGAGCGTTGGATTGTCAATGAAAAGACAAAGTTCTCTCAAAGATTGATTGTGACATTTTCATACAAATACCGCGACTACCTCCGATTCCTGCGTCAACGCGAGATTGACAAGGCTGACAGCAATGCACGTGGAAACAGGACATTGACCAAATCTTATAAGAGCCCTGACAGGTTCCTTTCCGAGACCTACGCCACAGAAGACGGCGAGGTTGCGGTATTCAGAACCGTCTCCCTGAATCTTGACGCCATATCAGAAGAAGAAAAATATGACGGCTTCTATGCGATATGTACGGATCTGTCTGACAATGTGACGAAAATCATCGAACTGAACCATAACCGCTGGGAGTCGGAGGATGCCTTCAGGGTCATCAAGACTGACTTCAAGGGTCGACCCGTCTTCGTCTGGACGGCGGAACACATAAGGGCCCACTTCATTGTCTGCTTTATCACACTACTGCTCTTCAGAATAATGGAAAAGGAACTGAACTATAAATACACATCCTCCGCTATAATTGAGAAACTACGGTCAATGACTATGAACATAGTCAAGGGAGAAGGCTACAAGCCTAACTTCACACGGGATGATCTTACCGATGACCTACATGCCAAAGCCGGCTTCAGACTCGACACCGAGATTGTTACTCGTCAGAAAATCAAACAGATTATTGCTAATATTAAAAAAGGTTAA
- a CDS encoding GNAT family N-acetyltransferase: MKIREVRTDDAKEIAEIYNHYVRTSTVTFDTVIATEEMTRNRIEAIASRYPYYVCEDEGRVVGYAYAHEWKGRGAYHNTLEASAYVLDGMTGRGIGRKLMECLIDDCRKRGFHALIACITTGNEASERMVKSFGFYEASHFREVGYKFGQFLDDSDYELLL, translated from the coding sequence ATGAAGATAAGAGAAGTGCGCACCGACGACGCAAAGGAAATTGCCGAAATATACAATCACTATGTAAGGACTTCGACCGTGACTTTCGACACGGTCATAGCCACCGAGGAGATGACGCGCAACCGCATCGAGGCTATCGCTTCGCGCTATCCCTACTATGTGTGCGAGGACGAGGGCCGCGTGGTAGGCTATGCCTATGCCCATGAGTGGAAAGGACGCGGAGCCTATCACAACACCCTTGAGGCTTCGGCCTACGTGCTCGACGGAATGACCGGACGCGGCATCGGCCGCAAGCTGATGGAGTGTCTTATCGACGACTGCCGCAAGCGCGGATTCCATGCCCTGATAGCCTGCATAACCACCGGCAACGAGGCGAGCGAGCGCATGGTGAAGTCGTTTGGCTTCTACGAGGCGTCGCATTTCCGCGAAGTGGGATATAAGTTCGGACAATTCCTCGACGACAGCGACTACGAGCTTCTGCTGTGA
- a CDS encoding SDR family NAD(P)-dependent oxidoreductase: MMKRIVIMGASSGIGLRTAEIFALTGWHVGVAARNEGPLRALKEMFPTQVEYEVIDVTRSDAPHKLTELIRRLGGMDVYFHVAGIFSENPCLDLDKEVAVTETNTTGFVRMVDTAYHYFCLTRIKGTIAAVTSVAGVKGIGRMAAYSASKRFQWNYLEALEQLSNNKRAGISFVDIRPGWVRTPLLDKERKYPVSMSLDHVAPLVVDAIERKIRIAVVDWRWAIGVFFWRLIPGCLWVKMPVKVSRAVKRIPRPAK; this comes from the coding sequence ATGATGAAACGAATTGTTATCATGGGGGCCTCGTCGGGGATAGGCCTCCGTACAGCCGAGATATTTGCTTTAACCGGATGGCATGTGGGCGTGGCGGCACGCAATGAGGGCCCGTTGAGGGCTTTGAAGGAGATGTTTCCCACTCAGGTGGAGTATGAGGTTATCGATGTAACCCGAAGTGACGCTCCCCACAAGCTTACAGAACTTATAAGGCGGCTTGGAGGCATGGATGTCTACTTCCATGTGGCCGGCATATTCAGCGAGAATCCCTGCCTTGATCTTGACAAGGAGGTGGCCGTGACCGAAACCAACACAACTGGCTTCGTGAGGATGGTCGACACGGCCTATCACTACTTCTGCCTCACGAGAATCAAGGGCACCATCGCCGCCGTGACATCGGTAGCCGGAGTAAAGGGCATAGGGCGGATGGCCGCCTACTCGGCATCGAAGCGTTTCCAATGGAACTATCTTGAGGCGCTTGAACAGCTTTCCAACAACAAGCGCGCCGGAATATCATTTGTCGATATACGCCCGGGATGGGTGCGCACCCCGCTTCTCGACAAAGAGCGCAAATATCCGGTGAGCATGTCGCTCGACCATGTTGCTCCGCTCGTTGTCGATGCGATAGAGCGCAAGATACGCATAGCCGTCGTCGACTGGCGGTGGGCCATAGGGGTGTTCTTCTGGCGTTTGATTCCGGGATGCCTCTGGGTGAAGATGCCCGTAAAGGTGTCGAGGGCGGTTAAGCGCATACCCCGACCCGCCAAATGA